The following are encoded together in the Cryptococcus neoformans var. neoformans JEC21 chromosome 9 sequence genome:
- a CDS encoding integral to membrane protein, putative has translation MRIPLFILTFLFSLFSLATTPVAADSGVLYTDAVTYCAEAKAVIVDEFDITYHRSNGSVTFSFSLASVESNLNTSVNLYINAYGIQIINQTLELCELLQGVICPLPQVNFTGYGTYPIPEEYLSKIPSIAYTVPNIEAYARVQLIRVENNEVAACLQATLANGKTAHQKGVIWASAMFTLVAFLVAIWHTASGTSTSPIQYRWFDILFIFQAAAASGLLHLNYPLVYTNFVQNFHWALGLFYSSNMQSSIKKMREKTGGSMDSTAYSDVQYINRKLSPYNVYMSNDGILSSPESLAAFFKENALSKRSLEHFAKRATIPSVLPQNVTTDINTGLPVYTNTLKIPEANAYDTIWFVFLALIGIFVAFHVLLFGIVFLFDRMGRNRSHLGWAARLRRMWWPFCIGNSLRLCLIGFFPIWIFAFWQFHIGDSGLSIFWAVFGILLTLVPLATAFVLSLLRARRISSTSPEINSLYTSFRYFHSIGVLYRQYRQKFHYFWFAPFILAMIARAGFIAFGPTSAWAQVIGNLVVEFIILVALLACRPHKDKKGDWLGAFLSLCRLIAIGLLIAFIPDMNVTPIPRAVIAFVIIVFYGVPVVLLFIGFLWNIGYGYLWCKHSTRIEDGLEVERFSPTSSNSSVPPPMMKNIDAATFVSSDGAAASRGSLSMGGAGATGAGAGFGGGAAAAGAGLGRRSSLMEPVGDNVYEASGSSADGALSSPPVTTYNPYGKEEIGYPYDPQNSQLAYEQAAMGRGGVNGAGSPIDEKQWSRRY, from the exons ATGAGAATACCACTATTCATCTTGacattcctcttctccctcttctctctcgccaCCACACCTGTAGCAGCCGACAGCGGTGTTCTTTACACCGACGCTGTCACCTACTGTGCCGAAGCCAAGGCGGTCATCGTCGACGAGTTTGACATTACCTATCACCGCTCAAACGGGTCCGTCacattctcattctcattaGCCTCGGTCGAGTCAAATTTAAATACCTCGGTCAATTTGTATATCAATGCCTATGGTATCCAGATCATCAACCAAACTCTGGAGCTTTGTGAACTCCTCCAGGGAGTGATCTGTCCATTGCCCCAAGTCAATTTCACCG GTTATGGTACCTATCCCATCCCCGAGGAATATCTTTCCAAGATCCCATCTATCGCCTATACCGTTCCCAACATTGAGGCGTATGCCCGTGTCCAACTCATTCGCGTGGAGAACAATGAAGTCGCCGCTTGTCTACAAGCGACATTGGCCAACGGCAAGACCGCGCACCAAAAAGGCGTTATATGGGCATCCGCCATGTTCACACTCGTAGCCTTCCTCGTTGCTATCTGGCATACCGCCTCGGGTACTTCCACATCACCAATACAGTACCGGTGGTTTGATATCctgttcatcttccaagcTGCAGCCGCATCGGGCCTGCTGCATCTCAATTACCCGCTCGTGTATACCAATTTTGTCCAAAACTTTCACTGGGCATTGGGATTGTTTTACTCTTCAAATATGCAGAGTAGCATTAAGAAAATGAGAGAAAAGACGGGCGGATCGATGGATTCGACTGCGTACTCTGACGTACAATACATCAACCGCAAATTATCCCCATACAACGTCTACATGTCTAACGATGGCATTCTATCTTCCCCCGAAAGTCTCGCAGCTTTCTTCAAGGAGAATGCTCTTAGCAAAAGAAGTCTGGAGCATTTCGCCAAGCGCGCCACTATCCCTTCTGTTTTGCCGCAGAACGTGACCACCGATATCAACACTGGTCTCCCAGTTTACACCAACACCCTGAAGATCCCCGAGGCCAACGCTTACGATACCATCTGGTTCGTCTTCCTTGCGCTGATCGGCATCTTTGTCGCTTTCCACGTTTTGCTCTTTGGCATCGTGTTTTTATTCGACCGTATGGGCAGGAATAGGTCTCACCTCGGTTGGGCGGcaaggttgagaaggatgtgGTGGCCTTTCTGTATTGGTAACTCTTTGCGTTTG TGCCTTATCGGTTTCTTCCCCATTTGgatctttgccttttggCAATTCCACATTGGCGACTCTGGTCTTTCCATTTTCTGGGCTGTATTCGGTATTCTCCTCACCCTCGTCCCTCTCGCCACAGCCTTCGtactctcccttctccgtGCTCGACGAATCTCATCCACGTCCCCCGAGATAAACTCGCTATACACTTCTTTCCGCTACTTTCACTCTATCGGTGTGCTTTACCGCCAATACCGCCAGAAATTCCACTATTTTTGGTTCGCCCCGTTCATACTCGCCATGATCGCCCGAGCAGGCTTTATCGCGTTCGGCCCTACCTCTGCGTGGGCTCAAGTAATTGGTAACCTCGTCGTCGAgttcatcatccttgtcGCTCTCCTCGCCTGTAGGCCGcacaaggacaagaagggtGATTGGCTCGGCGCGTTTTTGAGTCTATGTAGATTAATTGCGATCGGGTTATTGATCGCTTTCATCCCCGATATGAACGTTACGCCCATCCCGCGTGCGGTTATCGCATTCGTAATCATCGTCTTCTACGGTGTACCcgtcgtcctcctcttcattggTTTCCTCTGGAACATTGGCTACGGTTATCTCTGGTGCAAGCACTCGACCCGGATCGAAGATGGTCTCGAGGTCGAACGATTCTCACCTACCtcatccaattcttccGTGCCTCCTCCAATGATGAAGAACATCGATGCAGCGACATTCGTGTCTTCCGATGGTGCTGCCGCTTCTCGAGGTTCACTTTCCATGGGCGGCGCCGGTGCGACTGGTGCGGGAGCTGGATTTGGAGGCGGAGCGGCGGCGGCAGGAGCAGGGTTAGGAAGACGATCATCATTGATGGAGCCTGTGGGGGATAACGTATATGAGGCAAGCGGGAGTAGCGCGGACGGTgcgctttcttctccacctgTCACAACTTATAACCCTTacgggaaagaagaaattgGATATCCATATGATCCACAGAACTCCCAGCTGGCGTATGAGCAAGCGGCGATGGGTAGAGGAGGAGTCAATGGCGCTGGATCGCCGATAGATGAGAAGCAGTGGTCAAGACGGTATTGA
- a CDS encoding MAP kinase, putative, whose translation MTSPSAQPMIPRSQPPRPSHTQSSPAINSTGIKPNGPPSVIRRAPSVPVNPSTAAASGSLSSLLKSENTAQAVSRSSPPTEPNDLPRPIEPTPMLPITGLPNSSSSSSNARHGSSSSISRGPSVTGTLTPATTALGAPIEPTPPQTGASKMAAAAKRGLDGSAGNNVKVYEEGHPLNEETLKQRGYQTLNILNHPFHLPDRWKLLRPLGQGAYGLVIQVQDAETEIPIAVKCVTRVFDKVILARRALREITLLRHFGEHDNLTGLVDMDNVWDGYNEIYLYMEPMEADLHQIIRSGQPLGNAHIQFFIYQLLRGMKYIHSANVIHRDLKPGNLLVNSGCELKICDFGLARGFNPVKGEEPQGEEGKLTEYVATRWYRAPEIMLSNRRYTTAIDVWSIGCILAELLGLKPVFKGKDYIEQMTLILETLGTPDEETMARVASEKALTFLKTLPTYEKKDLGSIFPDADPLAVDLTDKLLEFDPTRRIDVPSALTHAYVERYHDPEDEPSCDKIFDKWEEVESLSTIEELKEAITREIQGFREEVRMAAEEDDEDEEWAEGEYLDDENVFHDSPGPALASTLEKFTYPDHIAPSSSILPSAARLAPIIHQSPKGSKSPHVKSAHLPSVPSSANSSKPSSTAGSAPRTREHSPTTTFITSAEDYFTAQHGFGGPNGRASRRSSSHSTSGRRPASFLFSPFGAGMTQIVPTPNAYPRSHAQASPELTTAEKTPRDRRSSGLWRTRSRAQSQSGNLVLERLSSLEINDHKDGEKNRIDALHAVVGLGGDGEVPPMTVSPSDAPPSEVPKSFGY comes from the exons ATGACGAGCCCTTCAGCTCAACCAATGATCCCACGTTCCCAACCTCCTAGGCCATCTCACACCCAGTCCTCACCAGCCATCAACTCGACAGGCATAAAACCTAATGGTCCGCCTTCTGTCATCAGACGGGCTCCAAGTGTTCCTGTCAACCCAAGTACTGCTGCAGCGTCAGGAAGtttgtcttctcttttgAAGAGCGAAAATACTGCACAAGCTGTCTCACGATCGTCTCCTCCAACAGAGCCGAATGATCTTCCCAGACCCATTGAGCCAACACCCATGCTTCCTATAACGGGTCTACCcaattcttcctcgtcatcgtccAACGCCAGACAcggttcttcttcttccatttctcggGGACCTTCAGTGACTGGAACCCTAACACCTGCGACAACGGCCCTTGGCGCGCCTATAGAACCGACTCCACCGCAGACGGGAGCGAGCAAGATGGCTGCAGCTGCAAAGAGAGGATTGGATGGATCTGCTGGGAATAACGTAAAAGTGTACGAAGAGGGTCATCCGCTGAATGAAGAGACTCTCAAACAGAG GGGCTACCAGACACTCAATATTCTTAATCACCCTTTCCACCTGCCCGACCGCTGGAAGCTTCTTCGACCATTAGGCCAAGGTGCCTACGGTCTAGTCATCCAAGTACAAGATGCCGAGACGGAAATTCCTATCGCTGTCAAGTGTGTGACTAGGGTGTTTGACAAGGTTATTTTGGCGAGAAGAGCGTTGAGAGAGATTACGTTGCTGAGGCATTTTGGAGAACATGATAATCTGACAGGGTTGGTAGATATGGATAACGTCTGGGATGGGTATAATGAAAT TTACCTATACATGGAG CCCATGGAAGCAGATCTTCATCAGATCATCCGCTCCGGTCAGCCCCTCGGGAATGCGCATATCCAGTTCTTTATCTATCAACTCTTACGAGGCATGAAATACATCCACTCCGCCAACGTCATCCATCGTGATCTCAAACCTGGCAACTTGCTCGTAAACTCGGGTTGCGAATTGAAAATCTGCGATTTTGGGTTGGCCAGAGGGTTCAATCCCGTTAAGGGCGAGGAACCtcagggagaggaaggaaaattGACAGAAT ATGTCGCGACGAGATGGTATAGAGCACCAGAGATCATGTTGTCCAACCGAAGATACACCACAGCTA TCGACGTCTGGTCGATAGGGTGTATACTAGCCGAGTTGCTGGGGTTAAAACCCGTGTTCAAGGGGAAAGA CTATATCGAACAAATGACCCTCATTCTTGAAACACTTGGGACACCAGATGAGGAGACTATGGCCCGGGTGGCCAGTGAAAAG GCTCTTACTTTCTTGAAGACTTTGCCAACTtatgagaagaaagatcTGGGGAGTATATTCCCCGATGCCGATCCTCTAG CCGTCGACTTGACCGATAAGTTATTGGAGTTTGATCCCACCCGTCGAATTGACGTTCCGTCGGCTTTAACACATGCTTATGTCGAGAGATACCATGATCCGGAAGACGAACCTTCTTGCGATAAGATCTTTGACAAATGGGAGGAAGTCGAATCGCTCAGCACGATTGAGGAGTTGAAAGAGGCGATCACGAGGGAGATTCAGGGGTTCAGAGAAGAGGTTCGAATGGCCgcggaagaggacgatgaagacgaagagtGGGCTGAAGGGGAGTACTTGGACGATGAAAACGTTTTCCACGATAGTCCTGGGCCCGCTTTGGCATCCACTCTCGAGAAATTCACCTATCCTGACCATATTGCCCCCAGTTCGTCTATTCTCCCCTCAGCTGCTCGACTTGCTCCTATAATTCACCAATCCCCCAAAGGCAGCAAATCCCCACACGTCAAATCAGCTCACTTGCCCTCTGTGCCTTCCTCCGCAAACAGCTCCAAACCCAGCTCCACAGCGGGCTCCGCTCCTCGTACACGCGAGCACTCTCCGACTACGACTTTTATCACCTCCGCAGAAGATTACTTTACGGCACAGCATGGGTTTGGAGGGCCAAACGGACGTGCGTCGAGGCGTTCAAGTAGTCACTCAACGTCTGGGCGACGACCTGCGAGCTTTTTGTTTTCACCATTTGGTGCGGGTATGACCCAAATCGTCCCTACACCCAACGCATACCCCCGTTCACATGCCCAAGCTTCTCCTGAACTTACAACAGCCGAGAAAACACCCCGTGACAGACGATCAAGCGGTCTTTGGCGCACCCGCTCCAGAGCCCAAAGCCAGTCTGGTAATCTTGTCCTCGAGCGTCTCAGTAGCCTCGAAATTAATGACCataaagatggagaaaagaatAGGATCGACGCGCTGCATGCGGTAGTGGGGTTGGGTGGAGATGGCGAAGTACCACCGATGACGGTGTCGCCAAGTGATGCACCCCCTAGTGAGGTGCCAAAGAGCTTCGGATATTAG
- a CDS encoding expressed protein has translation MAYNHKLPKKISLKPKKHHGFQVFLWLLGLLLPPLAVAVRFGIGVDFFVNVFLCICGYIPCHFHNFYIQNIRNNSNRARTPKWAIKYGLVDNSDRERRARKNQWSKRFDERNNHSTLAEQELEEGEEGPNYDPSIVNPEEVERRRNEGLWTADDEEYYNDDQAPNQRKWHYPANFEGAVGDGRSYKRNASSGGDRWQRAARRSSGASNTYPPVAATDDDVPEWGKDYGSKRRSSKKKLNKKQDHTHDWARNPEYGNEDESGARGAGGSGRPREGSRGSGRENGGTANGDPNWDHEF, from the exons ATGGCGTACAACCATAAACTTCCGAAAAAGATATCGCTCAAGCCAAAGAAACATCATGGTTTCCAGGTATTCTTGTGGTTATTAGGGCTGTTATTACCGCCTCTAG CTGTTGCTGTTCGATTCGGTATTGGAGTCGACTTCTTTGTCAACGTATTCTTATGTATTTGCGGCT ATATTCCGTGTCATTTTCACAA CTTCTACATTCAAAACATCCGCAACAATTCCAACAGAGCCCGAACGCCCAAATGGGCCatcaag TACGGTCTTGTCGACAACTCTGACCGAGAACGACGTGCTCGAAAGAACCAATGGTCCAAGCGCTTCGATGAACGTAACAACCACTCTACTCTGGCTGAACAAGAGctcgaagaaggtgaagagggacCCAACTATGACCCTAGCATCGTGAACCCtgaagaagttgaaaggaggaggaatgagGGCTTGTGGactgctgatgatgaagagtaTTACAACGATG ACCAAGCTCCCAACCAACGCAAATGGCACTACCCGGCCAACTTTGAAGGTGCTGTCGGTGATGGTCGATCATATAAGCGCAACGCTTCCTCTGGTGGAGACAGATGGCAACGCGCTGCCCGACGATCATCGGGAGCATCAAACACTTACCCTCCGGTGGCTGCCACCGACGATGACGTACCCGAGTGGGGTAAGGATTATGGCAGCAAGCGTCGTTccagcaagaagaagctgaacaAGAAGCAAGACCATACACATGATTGGGCGAGGAACCCCGAGTATGGcaatgaggatgaaagcGGTGCACGAGGTGCGGGTGGAAGTGGACGACCCAGGGAAGGAAGTAGGGGTAGTGGGAGGGAGAATGGAGGCACAGCAAATGGTGATCCTAACTGGGACCACGAATTCTAA
- a CDS encoding translation repressor, putative — MEQTTDIEDSVFLELLNTAANPTSVDAIPSDELATSLGIDGPLSREQALELLENEVLSPVHKFQGHELGQWQVQPPISLPIPPLTLSPLHQTHTVTPSFRGINGEFTHWREALAPKPPAHPTLSSSTTRAPGSMQNFVRGKGSYAPFLPGGLEAAAKVEEDEDEDEDEEVGWKTRAPGMKKGAKLDGADKFLAEMLGQQSLTAKAKRRRRDGEFASPQLTVSRLGDKDEDVDGIDLKPVQSSDKNIDDLLPIGRLPAPPSSKKQFKAVAKKEWAHVVDVNQKLENFNELVPEMAKDYPFELDNFQKEAVYRLEMGDSVFVAAHTSAGKTVVAEYAIALAAKHMTKTIYTSPIKALSNQKFRDFKTTFEPSTVGILTGDVQINAEGSCLIMTTEILRSMLYKGADLIRDVEFVVFDEVHYVNDAERGVVWEEVIIMLPEHVNIILLSATVPNTKEFADWVGRTKKKDIYVISTPMRPVPLEHFLWAGRETHKIVSSQSKFLMEGYSSASDALRRKQDKEREANGLPPVQRTGGRGGAAIRAKDLPTGKSAPFTRIGAGRNHTNRGGGNGPPQAAFGGGRGGRGGGRGGFGGSSRPSHVLDQNIWTHLISYLKKNMLLPVVNFVFSKKRCEEYAQTLSLDLCTAKEKSEVHITWERALTRLKGEDKTLPQILRMRELLSRGIGVHHGGLLPLVKEVVEILFARGLVKVLFATETFAMGVNMPAKSVVFSGIRKHDGTSFRNLLPGEYTQMAGRAGRRGLDTTGTVIILSGDELPSVEELNEMMLGVPNRLSSQFRLTYNMILNLLRVEALKVEEMIKRSFSENATQKMAPEQQRVIAQTEKELAKLPKLECDVCSADIDAFYNLSTEASRLNAQFLKRASWSNQSGKLFVPGRVIVLRNAHFPGNLAVILGNHPNLGPDGQRSDVKAFRVLVLVTPGQKSGKGDLSVEELTPRWPPILPKGSFPSPTAERTVVDTSSISFVINHILKYDFHRLNSRESPSDVQRALDDLTKLHEELSLLPELPEADWSRLRDIDIQSLLKERTNAAGRLSKLGCQLCEDFADHYATVHERKQVEQRIQKLKLQLSDQNLELLPDYESRVEVLKRLSFIDENATVLLKGRVACEINSAPELILTELILENILADYTPEEVVALLSIFVFVEKTESQPIIPTKLQDGLDVIYNIAEQVEREQDYCQVQHDEFATKYKPGLVEVVYEWARGMPFNEITNLTDVPEGTIVRVITRLDETCREVRDAARVIGDADLFKKMEEAQGLIRRDIVFAASLYL, encoded by the exons ATGGAGCAGACGACCGATATCGAGGATTCGGTCTTTCTAGAGCTCCTGAATACTGCCGCCAATCCTACTTCGGTCGATGCGATACCATCGGACGAGCTTGCCACATCATTAGGAATTGATGGTCCTTTGAGCAGAGAGCAAGCCTTGGAACTATTGGAAAATGAAGTTTTATCTCCTGTGCACAAATTCCAAGGACATGAACTTGGGCAATGGCAAGT GCAACCACCCATCAGCCTTCCTATACCGCCATTGACCCTTTCTCCTCTGCATCAGACACACACGGTAACTCCGTCGTTCCGAGGTATTAATGGGGAATTCACGCATTGGCGGGAAGCTCTTGCTCCTAAACCCCCAGCCCATCCCACTTTGTCTTCATCTACGACCCGAGCCCCTGGTTCTATGCAGAATTTTGTCAGAGGGAAGGGGTCGTAtgctcctttccttcctggTGGTCTGGAGGCTGCTGCtaaagtggaagaggatgaggacgaagatgaagatgaagaagtaggATGGAAAACAAGGGCACCGGGAATGAAAAAAGGTGCCAAGCTCGATGGAG CGGATAAATTCCTCGCTGAAATGCTCGGTCAGCAATCATTAACTGCAAAGGCCAAGAGGCGTCGACGGGATGGCGAGTTTGCTTCACCTCAGTTGACTGTCTCAAGGCTAGGTgacaaggatgaagatgttgacGGGATCGATCTCAAGCCCGTTCAGTCCTCAGATAAGAACATCGATGATTTGTTGCCAATAGGA CGtcttcctgctcctccatcttcgaAGAAGCAGTTTAAGGCCGTTGCAAAGAAGGAGTGGGCCCATGTTGTGGATGTCAATCAAAAATTGGAGAAC TTCAATGAACTGGTACCTGAAATGGCAAAAGAT TATCCTTTCGAACTTGATAACTTCCAAAAAGAAGCTGTTTACAGACTGGAAATGGGAGATAGTGTTTTCGTTGCTGCCCACACGTCTGCCGGTAAAACAGTTGTTGCTGAATATGCTATCGCCCTTGCAGCGAAACATATGACCAA gACCATTTATACTTCTCCCATCAAAGCTCTTTCGAATCAAAAGTTCCGTGACTTCAAAACCACGTTTGAGCCCTCAACTGTTGGTATCCTGACGGGTGATGTCCAAATCAATGCCGAAGGAAGCTGTCTGATT ATGACGACGGAAATCTTGCGAAGCATGTTGTACAAGGGTGCCGACCTTATCCGAGATGTTGAGTTCGTCGTCTTCGATGAAGTCCACTACGTCAATGATGCCGAG CGAGGTGTGGTTTGGGAAGAGGTTATCATCATGTTACCAGAACACGTTAACATCATTTTGCTATCTGCTACTGTACCAAACACGAAGGAGTTTGCAGATTGGGTTGG GCGAACCAAGAAAAAAGACATCTATGTCATCTCTACTCCTATGCGACCCGTCCCTCTCGAACACTTTCTCTGGGCCGGTCGAGAAACCCACAAAATTGTCAGCTCACAATCCAAGTTTCTTATGGAAGGATACTCCTCAGCTAGCGATGCTCTCCGGCGCAAACAGGATAAGGAACGAGAAGCCAATGGCTTGCCACCTGTACAACGTACCGGTGgtcgaggaggagcagCAATTAGGGCGAAAGATCTTCCAACCGGAAAGAGCGCGCCCTTTACACGCATTGGAGCTGGCAGAAACCATACGAATCGCGGAGGTGGTAATGGCCCACCACAAGCTGCTTTCGGAGGTGGACGAGGCGGACGTGGAGGTGGTCGAGGCGGGTTTGGAGGTAGTTCGCGTCCTTCTCACGTGCTCGATCAAAACATCTGGACTCATCTCATCAGCTATCTCAAGAAGAACATGCTCTTACCGGTCGTCAACTTTGTGTTTAGTAAGAAGAGATGTGAGGAGTATGCGCAAACCTTAAGCCTAGATCTTTGTACCgcgaaggagaagagtgaAGTACATATCACTTGGGAGAGGGCGTTGACGCGGCTGAAGG GCGAGGATAAAACTCTTCCTCAGATTTTGCGTATGAGGGAGCTATTGAGCCGAGGTATCGGTGTTCATCATGGTGGTCTTTTGCCATTGGTCAAAG AGGTCGTCGAAATTTTGTTCGCTCGAGGTCTCGTGAAGGTCCTTTTTGCCACTGAAACCTTTGCCATG GGTGTCAATATGCCTGCGAAATCGGTCGTGTTCTCTGGCATTCGGAAGCACGACGGTACCTCTTTCCGCAACCTCCTTCCTGGAGAGTACACTCAAATGGCTGGTCGAGCCGGTCGTCGTGGTCTCGATACCACGGGAACAGTCATTATTCTCAGCGGCGATGAGCTTCCCAGTGTCGAGGAGTTGAACGAGATGATGCTTGGTGTACCAAACAGGCTCTCATCGCAATTCAGATTGACTTACAACATGATCTTGAATTTGCTGAGAGTAGAAGCGCtcaaggtggaggaaatgaTTAAAAGAAGTTTCTCAGAGAATGCGACCCAGAAGATGGCGCCAGAGCAGCAGAGGGTCATCGCACAA ACAGAGAAAGAACTTGCCAAGCTTCCCAAGCTTGAGTGCGATGTTTGCAGTGCCGATATCGATGCTTTCTATAATCTCTCAACTGAAGCTTCACGACTCAATGCCCAGTTCCTCAAGAGAGCCTCGTGGTCTAACCAATCTGGGAAGTTGTTTGTCCCAGGCAGAGTGATAGTGTTGCGCAATGCT CATTTCCCTGGCAATCTGGCTGTAATCTTAGGTAATCATCCTAACCTTGGGCCTGATGGTCAACGGTCCGATGTAAAGGCGTTCAGAGTCCTTGTACTTGTAACGCCGGGGCAGAAGTCCGGCAAAGGAG ATCTTTCAGTAGAGGAGTTGACTCCTCGTTGGCCGCCTATCCTCCCGAAAGGATCGTTCCCCAGTCCTACTGCTGAACGGACAGTGGTTGACACGTCCTCTATTTCCTTCGTGATTAATCATATCTTGAAG TATGACTTCCACCGCTTGAATAGTAGAGAGTCCCCTTCCGATGTTCAGCGAGCTTTAGACGATCTCACCAAACTTCATGAAGAGCTTTCGCTCTTGCCTGAACTGCCTGAAGCCGACTGGTCAAGGTTGAGAGATATCGATATCCAGTCGTTACTTAAGGAAAGAACAAACGCTGCCGGCAGGCTATCAAAGTTGGGCTGCCAGTTGTGCGAGGACTTTGCGGATCAC TATGCCACTGTACATGAGCGAAAGCAGGTGGAACAGCGTATCCAAAAACTCAAACTCCAACTCTCCGATCAAAATCTTGAGTTGCTTCCTGACTATGAGTCTCGGGTCGAAGTCCTCAAACGACTCTCTTTTATTGACGAAAACGCCACCGTTCTTCTCAAGGGTCGCGTGGCTTGTGAAATTAACTCTGCACCAGAACTCATTCTTACGGAACTCATCCTTGAGAATATTCTGGCGGACTACACACCTGAAGAGGTTGTTGCCCTTCTTTCAATCTTCGTGTTTGTGGAAAAGACAGAGTCTCAACCCATAATCCCAACCAAGTTACAGGACGGTCTGGACGTCATTTACAACATTGCAGAGCAGGTAGAAAGGGAACAGGACTACTGTCAAGTTCAACACGATGAGTTTGCCACCAAGTATAAACCTGGTCTGGTGGAAGTCGTTTATGAATGGGCAAGAGGAATG CCTTTCAACGAGATCACTAATCTGACTGATGTACCGGAAGGAACGATCGTGCGAGTAATCACAAGGCTGGATGAGACTTGTAGAGAAGTCAGAGATGCGGCAAGAGTCATCGGCGATGCCGATCTGTTtaagaagatggaggaagcgCAGGGTTTGATTCGAAGAGACA TTGTTTTTGCTGCAAGTTTG TATCTCTAA
- a CDS encoding nuclear mRNA splicing, via spliceosome-related protein, putative: MSSDNTVAPKRKLKPARKQVASDEVDKSQGYQAGREYNIWYNKWAGGDREDALASKVHSQTRCIISRDAGYTRADATGNKYCCLFFARGCCPYGYECQYLHRLPLPSHQLPDNSRDCFGREKHADYRDDMGGVGSFNRQNRTLYIGKIQESPDKKQMTETLLRHFGEWGKIVKYNILFGRGVAFVTYETDHQASFAKEAMANQSMDGDEILNVRWATEDPNPGEKVAEEKRIEEIGQKAIAGMLDENLVEATQAVRALEDGDVEDFYHIETSKPEEEEENRPAKKGKSEGGFFNADALDNIKFYAELAKKQAEEEKEKARKVPAKQVGMSLLGGYGSGDESD, encoded by the exons ATGTCCTCAGACAATACTGTAGCGCCAAAAAGGAAGCTCAAGCCTGCTCGGAAGCAAGTGGCGTCGGATGAGGTGGACAAGAGTCAAGGTTACCAAGCGGGACGAGAATACA ACATTTGGTATAACAAATGGGCAGGAGGTGACAGAGAGGACGCTTTAGCTAG CAAAGTGCACTCTCAAACCCGATGTATCATCTCTCGAGATGCAGGCTACACAAGAGCAGATGCCACCGGTAACAAGTACTGCTGTTTGTTTTTTGCTCGTGGATGTTGTCCTTACGG ATATGAATGCCAGTATCTCCACCGTTTACCATTACCGAGCC ATCAGTTACCGGACAACTCTAGAGACTGTTTTGGACGGGAGAAGCACGCCGACTACCGAGATGACATGGGTGGTGTCGGATCTTTCAACCGTCAAAACCGAACATTGTACATTGGCAAAATCCAAGAAAGCCCGGATAAGAAGCAGATGACGGAGACTTTGTTGCGTCATTTCGGAGAATGGGGTAAGATTGTCAAAT ATAATATCCTGTTTGGACGTGGTGTCGCGTTTGTGACATACGAGACTGATCACCAAGCGAGCTTTGCCAAGGAGGCTATGGCGAACCAAAGTATGGATGGTGACGAGATCTTGAACGTTCG ATGGGCTACTGAAGATCCCAATCCAGGAGAGAAGGTTGCCGAGGAAAAACGTATTGAAGAAATTGGACAAAAGGCCATCGCCGGCATGCTCGACGAAAATTTAGTCGAAGCTACTCAAGCTGTTCGAGCCCTTGAAGACGGTGACGTTGAGGATTTCTACCATATAGAAACATCAAAacctgaagaagaggaggagaacaGACCagcgaagaaagggaaaagcGAAGGTGGATTTTTCAATGCGGACGCTCTGGACAACATCAAATTCTACGCTGAACTGGCGAAGAAACaggctgaagaggagaaggaaaaggctAGAAAAGTACCGGCAAAGCAAGTGGGGATGTCTTTGCTCGGAGGATACGGAAGCGGCGATGAGAGTGACTAA